The Stutzerimonas stutzeri genome segment GCGTTCATGGACGCTAGCTTAAGCGTTGCAGGCGGGGCCGTGAAGCCGCCTGCGCGGGCTGGTTGCGCAACGGGTGCGCTGGGCAATGATCGTCGGATCAGCGGCTCGACAGCCGGTCACCCCGCTCGAAGCGCCAGGTTCTGATGATTTCGACCTGGTCGAACTTCTGCGCCAGTTCGCCGGAAAACGGGGCGAAGGGTGCGGCGAGTCGAACGATACGCATGGCTGCCTCGTCGAGCACGGCTTGCCCGGAAGACTCCAGGACGCGAAGCTCCTGGACCGCGCCGTTGCGATCGACGATCACAAGCATGCGCAGGCTGCCGTAGATGCGTTGACGGCGAGCTTCGTCGGGGTAGTTGAGGTTGCCGATGCGCTCGACCTTCTTGCGCCACTCGTCGCGATACCAGGCGCTGATATCGCGCATCGTCGCCGCGCTGTTCTGACGGCTGACACGCGGTCGTTTGGCATACTGCTCGACCTGCTGCGCCAACTCGGCCTCCAGGCTCGCGATTTCCGAGCTGAGCTGCGAGCTGTCATAGACCGGAGCGGGCGGTGCCTGCGGTTTGGGCGGGTTGTCCGTAGCCTTCTCCGCCGTTTTCTCCGGCTGCGGTGCGCGGGTGGCGACGGCTGTCTTCTGTGTCTCGTTGCGGCGGCTCGGAGGCGGCGCCGACGCAGGCGTGACCTTGCGCACCTGGGTATCCTGGAAAGGCGCTTGCTCGGTGGTTTTCGGCGACGCCTTGTGTTCCAGCGTGCCGCTGCCTTGCTGGTTGTCCTGGGCGAGGAAGTCGGCTTCCTTCGGCTTGTCTTCGCTTTTGAAGGTGGACAGGGTGATTTCCAGCGTCTTGCTGGTCTGCTTGGGCGTGGAAAGGCTGAAGCCGAGCCCCAGGATCAATGCGGCATGCAAGACGGCGGCGAGGAACAGCGTAAAGCCGAGACGATCCGCCGGACGGACATCGGTATGGGCAGGAATGGGTCGGCGTGTTGCAGCGTTCATCGCATTTCAGTCAGCTCGAAGTGCGCGCAGTCTGCCCAGCGTGACTGCAAAAGTCTATGAACCAGGCGGCAGCTTTGATGAGCGGATAAAAGAGGCGCTGGGTGACGAGTCGGCTACCGGACCGCACACCTTCAGCCGTGGCCGCGGCCGGCCGAGAGGCCAGCCGCGCAGAGCTGTCAGGCGCGGGAGCGGCTTGCCAGCTTGTCGGCGATGGCGTCCATCAAGCGCTCGCCGATCCGGGTGTCGAACGCATTGTCGATCTCGCGAATGCAGGTCGGGCTGGTGATGTTGATCTCGGTGAGGAAGTCACCGATCACGTCCAGGCCAACGAAGAGCAGCCCGCGCTCGCGCAACGCCGGTCCGACGATGGCGGCGATTTCCCGGTCGCGGTCGGAAAGCGGCTGTGCGACACCGCGACCACCGGCGGCGAGATTGCCGCGGGTTTCCCCTGCTGCCGGA includes the following:
- a CDS encoding energy transducer TonB codes for the protein MNAATRRPIPAHTDVRPADRLGFTLFLAAVLHAALILGLGFSLSTPKQTSKTLEITLSTFKSEDKPKEADFLAQDNQQGSGTLEHKASPKTTEQAPFQDTQVRKVTPASAPPPSRRNETQKTAVATRAPQPEKTAEKATDNPPKPQAPPAPVYDSSQLSSEIASLEAELAQQVEQYAKRPRVSRQNSAATMRDISAWYRDEWRKKVERIGNLNYPDEARRQRIYGSLRMLVIVDRNGAVQELRVLESSGQAVLDEAAMRIVRLAAPFAPFSGELAQKFDQVEIIRTWRFERGDRLSSR